In Candidatus Dadabacteria bacterium, the genomic window CTGACATGCTTTAGAAGGTTTATGCTTTTGCCGAGAACGAAAAGCAGGAATTCGCGTCCCAGAAGGGGTTCCTGATCGAAGAATTTTTCAAGATTCTGGTGACTCCACTTTAGCAGGACGCAGGGCCTCTCGCATGTGATCGTTGTGTAGTAGCGTTTGGGGGAGCGAAAACCCGACCAGCCTACGGGAGTGAATTTCTCGTCACTTTTCCCCACCGAGAATTCATTGGTTCTGTCTTCGACACTGATTGAGAAATTTACTAGGCCCTCTACGAGGAAGTAGAAAGAATGACTCGGTTCGAACTGTTTGGTGAGAACGTAGCGTTCCGGCACTTCTATCAGTTCGCCTATCTTAAGCAGGAAATCGGTTTTGTCTTTCTCGAAATTCGAAACGAACGGAAGTTCGCTGAATATCTCTCTTTTTTCCCACATAAAAATAAAATCATACCTTTTTTGTTGGCATAATATACTTTATAGCCGGAAGTCGGCTGACCGTCCGGATAAGACCAAGGGCTTTTTCGCAATTTTGTTAGAAACAATTTACATTGTTTGGAAAAACTACAGAAACTTTTTCCAAGGAGACTCAGGTGATAAAACGTATGGTGATGTGGAAACTGAAGGATTCACACGAAGGAATGAGCAAGGATGAGCTTATTGCCAAGTTCGAACAGAAAATAGAGGGATTGAAAAGCGCTGTTCCGGAGATAAAGACTATGGAGCTTGGCAAGAGTTTTAGCGAACTTCCCGTCGCGTACGATGTAGCTCTCTATTCTGAGTTCGACTCGAAGGAAGATTACGAAGTTTTCCTGAAGCATCCCGAGCACTTGAAGGTCGGGAAGTTCATCCGGCAGATAAGAACGGACGTGGCTCTTGTCGAATACGAAACGTGATTTTCTTGGGTCCGCCGTGCTTCGAATAAGGGGATATATCGAGCACAGACACCCTGTTATCCGCTTTTATCGGCATAATATGCTCTGTTGTCAAAAGCCGGATAGCTGCCTAGACAGGATGGGGGCTTTTTCGCAATTCCGGAAAAAATGGTTTATACTGTTCGGTACGGATATTTTTCCAAGGAGACCTAAGTGATAAAGCATATAGTGATGTGGAAGATCCAGGAGTCGCACGAAGGTGCGGACAAGAGTGAGCTCATGGACAGGATCAAGGAGGAACTTGAAGGGCTCAGAAATGTCATTCCTGAGATAAAGACAATGGAGATCGGCAGGAATTCTAACGAACTTC contains:
- a CDS encoding Dabb family protein, which produces MIKRMVMWKLKDSHEGMSKDELIAKFEQKIEGLKSAVPEIKTMELGKSFSELPVAYDVALYSEFDSKEDYEVFLKHPEHLKVGKFIRQIRTDVALVEYET
- a CDS encoding Dabb family protein produces the protein MIKHIVMWKIQESHEGADKSELMDRIKEELEGLRNVIPEIKTMEIGRNSNELPTSFDIALYSEFESQEDLEVYKEHPEHQRVAQFVRQVAIDAVVVDYET